GATTGCTAATCGCTGAAAGCTGTACTCACACCACTGCCGGTTCTACGGTTACACGCCCGTTCGTTGCATCGAGCGTTGCATATACCCCAACAGGGATTGTAAGTTTGTTAATAACATGACCGAATTGTAAACCATAGATTGTGGGTATTCCCAGTGGCTCCACCTTATTTTTTATAATGTCCAGGAGTGTCACACCATATTTATAATAGTTATCACGGGTATAGTATCTGCATTTCTGGAATGTGCCGAATATGATGCCCTTTACATGCTCGAGCTTTCCCGCAAGTATCAGCTGGGTCAGGTATCTGTCAACCCGGTGTGGCTTTTCATCTATATCCTCAAAAAATAAGATTTTATCCTTTGTATCAATCTCATATTCTGTCCCTA
This portion of the Pseudomonadota bacterium genome encodes:
- a CDS encoding LD-carboxypeptidase produces the protein MIEKNPKIFIGYSDITALQIAMFNKTRLITFYGPMVATDLGKGFTKYTRDNFFNMLGETGQEIELKNPHDREIITICPGKAQGQLMGGCFSIVVATLGTEYEIDTKDKILFFEDIDEKPHRVDRYLTQLILAGKLEHVKGIIFGTFQKCRYYTRDNYYKYGVTLLDIIKNKVEPLGIPTIYGLQFGHVINKLTIPVGVYATLDATNGRVTVEPAVV